aaataAGGCAAAATTACCATAACTGTTCTGGGGAGGATAAGCTGTAACAGGAGAGATGCCATGGTATCCATCCTCTGCACTGTCTCCATCTGGAAACAATCCCTAAATTATACAAAAAACGACAATTACcacatttaatttcagtttaaacACATGTCTGTCCATACACATAATATAGCCAATGAATACTGTAAAGGAATTTATCAGTAAGCACTACAGTCACATTTTTGCTCAtgaaaacagccaaaaaaagCACCTTTGCAGAAATTTGCATCATCACAGTGAAGCTGACCTTCATCTGCACTTCATCATAagatatactttatttattcaaatgGGGGAAGAATTCTTTGTTATTAAGTAAAAAGAATAACAAATATTTGTCAATAAGTAAAATGTATACaggctaaataaaataaaatccaatatgacaaaaacaaataccTACTAAATAATctgaaatgcataaaaatatcaaataataaaataaataaagcaaaaacgCCTCAAATTAGGAAAGAAGCACACAGCCgatttaaaatgtattactAAATGTAGTAAAAACAGAATGGcacattaaagtgtttcagtaCAACAGGATGTAAAATGTATTGGAGAGTATCATAAAATGACTGGTGAGGTCAAAAAAGATTTTTGTGAGGTCACAATAGCAGGTAAAAAAAACTATGGGTGGTtattaaaaagctgttttacatgaaaacagtgggtttttttctgtctaaACTGATatacaatatgtttttatttcactgaaTCAACCAACATTATGTTGATACATGATAATATTATGTCAATTACACAGTGTTTACTATTTCATGTTTAAATGGCTGCTGTGAGATAATACAggcacacaaaacataaacataacatttgccctgtgtagttatttatgtgTCCTTACTAAGACAATAGGTATaacaatgcagtttaaaaataatcataTTTTACTATCACAGCATCGTTCATTTAGGCTCATCCACATTCTAAACGAGCGCTGCGGACCACCGCATGGacgttgcagagtgccctctgttggacaaactatgcaatgtCAACACAGTTAAAGGGTGTTTGGCcgtcttctttacttttttaattctCATTTATCAGCAGTTGTAAATGTTGATATCAATGGACTGGGACGGTACTAAAATCGGCCAAAATTATCGGCCCTGCCAATATATCTGTCAGGCTCTAGTCATGaattttcttcccactgttgccgaGCGAATTGTTGCAGAGATTTTTGCACCCTACAGAGGGTGGCACATTAAATGATGAGGGAACAGAGCTTAATCACTACTATGCTTAAATACTTTTATGCATTTAGACTCAGAAACTGGTGTAACGCagacatttataaaaaaaaacaaaacatcatgtCAGTGGTTACAGAAACATATCAGCGCAAACCTAATCAGAGCTTCCCATGAGGGCAATGCTAATGCTGCTGTCCTATTCATTACTATGGTATGCTGACCTGCCACAGGTTGGTTCTGTTGGCCTGGAACTTGTTTCCCCATGGGTAGGTCCGACCTGCAACACAACAAGAAATAAGATGAACAATAAAATTATATTCCAATTTTGTGAGCAAGCTGATAATTTAAACTAGTTTCCCCATTTTTCATGAAGACTTAACTATATCTGaaacaacctaaaaaaaaaacagtttggggCTCCTCTGttgagaaaataataaaagagcTGCTGAGCAGACATGTCACTGTGACATAAAGCATTAGAGTGACTCTCTTAAATGTTGTCAATTGGAACAGAATGTCAAAAACTCTATCATAACAGCAGTACGTGTTGTACCTTGCAGCCCCCCACGTGCAGCCCACTCCCACTCCTCCTCAGTAGGTAGTCTCTTGCCTTTCCAGCTGCAGAAGGCCTGAGCATCATTCCAGCTCACCTGAACCACCGGAAAGTCCAGACGATCTCGAATGCCTGAACCAGGCCCTGAAGGCTGAAGAATGAAGGGTCAAAGTGAGTGTGAAAAAAAGCAGGCATGCCCAGAGATATACACTATCTAAGCAGGTAATCACATGGCAGGAGCTCAGTGTATTTAGGCACGCAGACATGTAGATGCTCAAACCAAACATCGCAATAGGGTCAGTGAATATACACAATCGGTGGAGAGAAATGATAGGAATACGCAAAACTCACAGTGTAAATCTCACCTGTCTCCAAAATACTCGCTCTATAGGCAGCCACCAAGGAGCAGACTGGAtggaaaagatgaagaaatgaGTCAGAAGTTATTTACAACAGTGAGAtgctctgcagcagcacagtATGTGTAGCAGACTTTCACATTTTTTATCATGTTGAATCTCTACACATACTGTGATGCCTACAAATgctttcattaattattttaagACGCTTAATAATATGTAAGACAtgtaacagcagcaaatctTCAGACCTGAGAGGCTGCAAAGAAGAAATTGTGTATGcttaaaaaagtgaattaaGGGCCAGTTAAATGCAGGCTATCAATCTACCTGATAATTGGATTTATTGCCTTGATAATCAAAGATCAAAAACCTGGTACCTCAATCCTTTGGGTAACTTTGCTCTTCTGCTCTTCTGACACAAAGTCCTGAAACACAAAACTCCAGCCAAACGTCTCGGCTTCAGTTTTGTACTTCTTGGCTCTCACAAAGTCTCTGtggcaaataaacaaacaaataaatcactTCACTGCACTAGTTTGAACTAAATTCACCTTTGTGTCGATCTTGATTACCTGAAATCGGCATTTGTGACGGGGTATCTGTCTATTTTAAAAGGCTGCACCTCGACCTCCTTGGTGGGAGACTCTCCGTCTCTCCCATCGCCTGCGCTGGTTCCCATTAACATTTTTCCTCCTGGGATGTTCACCATTTCCTCCGCGGCTGCGGGGAACAAACGTGGTTTCATTCTgcgttaattaattaatttgtttatttggtaaattcaaaaaagaaaagagtcctCTTACCCGCTCCTTtaagtaaaaacacaacaaatatcCAGGATACCATTCTTTGCTGAAACTGGTGTGAAATCGCGTGTAAATAATTATACAAGTTAATATTTGTAACCAACGTCAAAGCAGAAGTTCTCAAAGTTCAcgttcatgttttcttttgttttagtcGTTTCTGTCGGACACATTTCAGCGTTGCAACTCAAAATAGTTCCGTccggttttttttttattcacgcGACATTTCCGGTGCTCccgctctctttctctgcattAATAACGAGTGaaagtttctttatatttcacaCAATGCTGCTGGTTGGCTAACTAAATATGGATATGGACAATTCTATAATATATTTGTAGTTCTGATAATAATCATCATAATAGTAAGAAATACATTCAATAGGACaagttttttaaagcaaaatataacAAGTAAGACGTAAACACTGCTGGTGCACTCAGCACTGCCCGACTACCTGATTCAGCTCCACAATGACAAAACAACAGGTCTGTCCTCTGTGTGCACACTGAGCCACCAGCCTTTGGgatacatacagtatatcacCTTTCATTGGg
The window above is part of the Archocentrus centrarchus isolate MPI-CPG fArcCen1 chromosome 14, fArcCen1, whole genome shotgun sequence genome. Proteins encoded here:
- the sumf2 gene encoding inactive C-alpha-formylglycine-generating enzyme 2; its protein translation is MVSWIFVVFLLKGAAAEEMVNIPGGKMLMGTSAGDGRDGESPTKEVEVQPFKIDRYPVTNADFRDFVRAKKYKTEAETFGWSFVFQDFVSEEQKSKVTQRIESAPWWLPIERVFWRQPSGPGSGIRDRLDFPVVQVSWNDAQAFCSWKGKRLPTEEEWEWAARGGLQGRTYPWGNKFQANRTNLWQGLFPDGDSAEDGYHGISPVTAYPPQNSYGLYDMMGNIWEWTSTPFPAARPMYVLRGASWIDTQDGSANHKARITTRMGNTPDSASDNLGFRCAASDGQKHRKKKEKAEL